Proteins encoded in a region of the Planococcus citri chromosome 1, ihPlaCitr1.1, whole genome shotgun sequence genome:
- the bmm gene encoding patatin-like phospholipase domain-containing protein 2 yields the protein MESVNISLAGCGFLGIYHVGVASCIKKYAPHLFMNKISGASIGALAGACLLTDVSLGVFTSEMLHIIYEIRRRPLGPFNPLVNVQTMLRNILINQMPKNAYETLSGRLFISMTRIYDGSNYIVSEFKSNEHLIEVLLASAFVPGFSGFIPPKLGEYRYIDGGFSNNLPILDENTITVSPFCGESDICPRDASVQLFHVNLCNTSVEVSKPNIYRFARILFPPGPEVLSEMCKQGFDDALKFLQRNNMISCTKCLSVQRTISLTHNIHKQKHEQNESYDPQCEECVYHIKEATSSKLPESVLQNFESSIEMANKELANWLYRHRSLKIVSIVSLPYFFTVDLILAILKKLREITPDLQDKWATIRKHLVDVLLNILHKLNKTDLFLVSKVYGPLAISTSADEKRNASPPDEITGRKEVIQLDFDSDIVINTMESDAAKNEESFVINPTEMTTVHDDAYDNLIETIDHHESLMAFYYMDDSDKMNVVEFFDVTRDAGESCDTTDAEQSGPRENHHQHNHHHHHHNHQTHHRHSQPTLTHTYMHGWKLENGDISSVIHSTEDDCEDNVSSKTDSNEQINVSSDPESEWSRKNDQTENQNTLPEPEHRFVKKSSKSVIIVT from the exons ATGGAATCGGTGAATATTTCATTGGCTGGTTGCGGATTCCTGGGTATATATCATGTCGGAGTGGCTTCTTGCATTAAAAAATATGCTCCTCATCTATTCATGAATAAAATATCCGGTGCTTCGATCGGTGCGTTGGCTGGAGCTTGTTTGCTGACCGATGTTTCGCTGG GTGTTTTCACCAGTGAAATGTTGCACATTATTTACGAAATTCGTCGCAGACCCCTGGGACCATTTAATCCTTTAGTCAATGTGCAAACCATGTTGCGCAACATATTAATCAAT CAAATGCCTAAAAACGCATACGAAACTCTCAGTGGACGATTGTTCATATCGATGACGCGAATCTACGATGGCAGTAATTACATAGTGTCGGAGTTCAAGTCGAATGAGCACCTAATCGAG gtGTTATTGGCCAGCGCTTTTGTACCTGGATTTTCTGGCTTCATTCCACCTAAACTGGGAGAATATCGTTATATCGACGGCGGATTCAGCaacaatttacctattttggaCGAAAACACTATCACTGTATCTCCTTTTTGCGGCGAGTCTGATATTTGTCCGAGAGATGCTTCAGTGCAATTGTTTCAC GTAAATTTATGCAATACCAGCGTCGAAGTATCGAAGCCAAATATTTACAGATTTGCAAGAATTTTATTCCCACCAGGTCCAGAA GTTCTGTCCGAAATGTGTAAGCAAGGATTCGACGACGCTTTGAAATTCTTACAACGCAACAATATGATTAGTTGTACCAAATGTTTGAGCGTTCAAAGGACAATATCGTTAACTCACAATATACATAAACAAAAACACGAACAAAACGAATCGTACGATCCTCAATGCGAAGAATGTGTCTACCATATAAAA GAAGCTACGAGTTCAAAGTTACCCGAATCAGTGCTGCAGAATTTCGAAAGTTCGATCGAAATGGCCAATAAAGAGCTTGCCAATTGGTTATACAGGCATCGCAGCTTGAAAATCGTATCGATCGTTAGTTTACCATATTTCTTCACAGTGGATTTGATACtggctattttgaaaaa ATTGCGCGAAATTACTCCAGACTTGCAGGATAAGTGGGCCACAATACGTAAACACTTGGTTGATGTACTCCTCAACATTCTGCACAAACTCAACAAAACTGACTTGTTTTTGGTATCCAAAGTTTATGGTCCTTTAGCGATTTCCACTTCCGCAGATG aaaaacgAAATGCTAGTCCACCCGATGAGATAACAGGCCGGAAGGAAGTGATTCAACTCGATTTCGATTCTGATATTGT AATCAACACGATGGAAAGTGACGCAGCTAAGAATGAAGAATCTTTTGTAATAAATCCCACTGAAATGACGACGGTGCATGACGACGCTTATGATAATTTAATCGAGACTATTGATCACCACGAATCGCTAATGGCGTTTTATTACATGGATGACAGTGATAAG ATGAACGTAGTGGAATTCTTCGATGTGACTCGTGATGCTGGAGAAAGTTGTGACACTACAGACGCCGAGCAATCTGGTCCTAGAGAAAATCATCACCAgcataatcatcatcatcaccaccaTAACCATCAAACTCATCACCGTCATTCCCAACCAACCTTAACTCACACATACATGCACGGTTGGAAACTGGAAAACGGTGATATTTCCAGCGTTATTCATTCGACCGaag ATGACTGTGAAGACAATGTTTCCAGTAAAACCGACTCAAACGAGCAAATAAATGTTTCTTCGGACCCAGAAAGTGAATGGAGTAGAAAAAATGACCAGACAGAGAATCAAAATACTCTTCCAGAACCTGAACATCGTTTCGTCAAGAAATCCTCGAAATCAGTTATCATTGTTACTTGA